TCGTTGACGAACTTGCGGCTCTTCATAATTTATACGAGCTCATCGATGTAATATAATCTGTCTGACATCTTATTCCAAGCGTTATTCATGGACAGAggcttccgtaaatatttagttacaacgtattgttacgtttaaactaagtttaatggtgcaacgcaaaaacatttagtagtgcaTAAGTTGCAGGGTTTCCACGGGgttgtaaaaggtagtaaaaggtagtaaattaaattatgccaaattaaggccagtaaaaagtagtaaaaagtagtaagcgtcatctgacgaggtagtaaattttcgattgccttttgtaatgttatgatgcctggaaattagttcaaatcacctgcatatctgggcaaataatcaaagatctttcgtctctgggatgtgatcaaagcctggagtggagccaaatcacgttcctctctccgctgtaagcgttctgtaatcactacggaccggatccactccgggttttctgactgtatcacgttaagctgaggtaaaactttttcagctagcatggtcaaacttataatgcaggaaggctccgatgttttgaagatcgataaaggtgtaaaagacgattgacttggcttagcgaaataatgaagattggcaagcctttcagttcgtgggataagaaaaccaaacagttaattgcgtgtctttgcacagtatgactaacgtaaggggtcctgtattttggAGGTAAATGATTTCTCACGTTACTGATGCTATGCTGATATAGCCAGTGGCTGGTACAACGGGTTTGTTTAACTCgtgggtaaacttcatgtggatccacaagaaccaagaggcagatgacatccaaatcccgtgagagcgattgacgaggaatcataagaggagactgcttccgaaatgctctcgcgggactctgatgtcatccacctgtcggttcttgcagttgcatttgcgtgtggtcacaaaaacgtaacatttgtacatatatttaagcacagcagtttaaaaacaggtgattttaagccattcaaacacaaacaacagtgcgtcCGCTGTTTTTGTGTCAGAGGAGCACGCAAGCCGCGCATTCGATTCTCATTGAGCATGTGTTGTacgtatttttgccgctttattggccttaaataacacatatgcgtcaaaaatcccgtctttgcaaatatcctcatataaacacgaccatttaggtcttaagagaaagtaaacagcagaaacattgcgcacaaactagcacatcagcgctgcctctattgtaacataatattttgttgataaatgtacagtcattcaatttacaactgtcactatggttacagacatcctgtgcgaattctacacgagtttgactcgagttactcgttcagggtttatattcatacataacgttactgtattagagctgtgactgtaaactgttgtgtgaacagaacagaccctggattatttgattatttgtttatgtgtactaaataatatgatatgaaaaagttgtatttgttcacattagtaaatgcattatataacataaacaaacaatgaaaaatatagagtgtatataagcattaattaattcttgtttatgtcattacagtaattgacggtggttcatggtgcattcactaatgttaacagtttcaactttgattaaaaaattattagtaaatgctaaaataaatacatttacaattaataaataattaataaaagattcattaaaggtggtgatattcatgttttctttttatacagtatagtgagttatttagctgtttcgccttaatctgaaatgccctgcaaactacagctaCCTATATGACACATGAGACTTCAATAtggaatttatggcaaaaaaatctccccttaaaatgctattggtctcgcctacataaagtgttaggtaaaggaatatgacttggcctgaaaaatatttcagtcagaagaattttttcactttaattcttttttgtatgttatatatgtcaaaatctgtgtaaataatagaaaggtcgctgattaacacttgcaattcagtgtcatgatggttttaaaaaatattctgaaggtagtaaaaaaggtagtaaaaagtagtaaatttaacttaaggatttctgtataaaccctgagttgtaacttagtgcccatttacgtCTTAACTAAGCTACGTTGTAACTTAtgcacagctggtgcaaccggccccaggggtataagaaggcatttcacacaaacacactcgctaCCAAGTGCCGAAGCAAGTGCCTACAGGGATGCAGTGAGTATGGcatggagacgcagcgtctcgttccattctcagggaaccagggttacatacgtaacctgagacgttccctttcgaggaactcgagctgcgtcgccatagcaacgctttgggTAACGAGATGCACACGCTTCCATAGTACCAAATGCCTGTAGCATGTATAACTAAACACAGTCAAGGCAAAAGAACCTGGGACCCCAAAAAGGAGTCTAGGTCTAAATTATAAAATCTGACGAAGGTGAACAGCGAAGACCAACCGGCCGCATCATATACGTCCTGGAGTGAAGCGCCTGACCCTAAGGCCTTAGAAGCAGCCATACCCCGGGTAGAGTGAGACCTCACAGCGACGGGTGAGGGTATACCCTGATGTTCATAAGCCAGTGAGATAGCATCCATTATCCATCTGCTCAGAGTCTGCTTGGTCGCAAGTAAACCTTTTCTGGGTGAACCAAAGCACACAAATAGCTGCTCGGACTTCCTCCACTGAGCAGTCCTGTGAACATATGTATCCAGTGCTCGCACAGGACACACCAAATTCACCTTTTCCTGGTCCGCACTCCTAAATGGGGGAGGACAAAGGGCCTGCAGAACAATGGGCCTTGCCACATTGTTCAGCACCTTAGGAACATAACCTGGCTTTGGGTGTAGAAAAGCCTTAGCCATCCCTGGTGCAAACTCAGACCTGCAGGGGATACTGACAGGGCCTGAAGGTCCCCCACTCGCTTTAGAGAGGTAATAGCAGAAGGAACACAGTCTTAAAGGCCATAAAACCTATCTAGCAAAGTCTCAAGTGGCTCAAACGGAGCCAACGAGAGCCCTTCCAGCACGACCGCTAGGTCCCAAGTAGGCACCCTAGTGCGGCTAACAGGTCGCAACCTGCGAGTGCCACAAAGAAAGCGAGCCACTTATGGGTGTCTACCCACTGATGAGCCTTCCCCAGGAGTACGGTAGGCAGAAACTCTTGCCGTTAAACCTTAATGGTGGAAGGAGTAAACTCAGAGAAATGttcctgcagaaacctcagaACTACGTCGACAGGGCAGTAAACTGGGTCTGTCAGATGAGCTGAACACCAAGAGGTGAAAATTTCCCACTTAAGGGAATAAAGTTTCCTCGTGGAGGGATAAACACAACCAGGGGGGAAGGCATACAGACGTAGCCTCGGCCACGCCTGTACCATGGAAAACCACAGTGGGCAAAGTGTGGTGTCCTGggatgcaaacagatctacCTCTGCGTGTCCAAATCTTTTCCAGATGTGGTTCATCACATCTAGATGAAGTCTCCACTCCCACCGGAGATGTCTGTTGTCTCAAAGGGGCATCTGCCACATTCAGGTAACCTGGTATGTAGACTGCCCTCAGAGATTTCAGAAGtgtatggtaggcagaaactgCTGCCACCTATACCTTAAAAGTGGAGTAATGATatggtctccacaacctcagttggTAGCATGACATTCTTCCAAaggagtatggtaggcagagacTGCTGTCACCTAAACCTTAGGATGGAAGGAGTTAACCCAGAGAGAGCTCCTGCTGAAACCTTGGTACCACGTCAAGGGGCAGTTGACTGGGTCTGTCAGGTAAACCAAAAGGTGAAGTTTCTCTACTTTAGGGGCATAAGCTTTTTCGTTGAGGGAGCTCTGAAGTGATCATCTGGTTCCCACAACCTCATTCGGGACCATGAGGTCCTTTCAAAGGAGCATGGTAggcagagactgctgccacctaaACCTTAAGAGTGGAAGGAATTAAGCCAGCAGAGAATTGCTgctgcagaaacctcagtacCACATAAACAGGGCAGTTGACTGGGTCTGTCAGGTGAGCTGAACACCATGAGGTGAAGTTTCTCCATGTAGTGCCTAAGCTCCTGAGGGAGCTCTGGAGTAATCATatggtctccacaacctcagttgggAGCATGACATCCTTCCAAaggagtatggtaggcagaaactgCTGCCACCTAAACCTGTAGAGTGAAAGGAGTTAAGCAGAGAATTGCTCCTACAGAAACCTCAGCACCACATAAACAGGGCAGTTAACTGGGTTTGTTAGGagtaggcttgccgcgatagttggtgaaacggtgattaccggtgcttcagcctctcactgGTTAGATCACTTGCTCACCGCGACACCATCTTTCATCGTCGCTTTGATATTTTcctgtaattaaataatttagtttcgttagagagagcaaacacttacaactgaatgtgtctgctgcctgaATTCAGCAGAGCTGAACACGCGTCacatcacagagcagcaggtgtcagatttcatttattcttATCAGAGTGTGCGAGacgagctgactgaccagagGATAGGAGAAGGggcgtgcttactcgtttttgttatacatatatgatgtttaatataagcgagatcgttttgttgttgtattttcatcaagaaaaataataaacccatcattcaagcagcgctttatggagaagtagcaggttgctctgcttgggactggcgggttctgtgagaattacctgcgcacattgactcgaGCACTtcattaaaccagctgttgcactcgcattgcacgcaaattcatacacTGAGACCCAAACAGATCTACCTCTGCGCATCCAAATCATCTCCAAATGTGGTTTCCCCACGGGGAAAACCCTCCCGTGTTGAATGGAGACATATGCTCTAATGTAAGGAATCAGTCCTCGGATCTGATTGCATCACAATCGGTTTCAGTCACAGCATAGAACTAAGCCGCATGAATGATTACAAGTCCCCTCCTTTGGAACAATAAAGTAAAGGCTGTAAGCTGTCATTTCTCTCATGTGAAGGTTCTACAGTCTCCTGCACAAGAATGTAGCCATGCTCCACTACTGGAGCCACCTGTATGCAGGTGAAGGTTAATGGCGGCTGCCTGTCGAACTATGCACCGAAGGGAAGCAGGCACCATAAATGAGGTGTGAGCTGCTTTGCTTCAATAAGAAAGTAAGTGCCACGAGCGAGGACGTCACCCGCCTCAGCAGATGAGGATCTCGCATCGTAACACACAAAATCATTATCTGACTTATTGCGCACCAGCGGCCGATCAGGAGAATAAATGCTGTGCACAGCTGTACAAGCAACACACAGCATAGACACAAAATCACTGTTTGACTCATCAAACAGTGACAAACAGCTCATGCAGGCTGTGACAGGCAGATATACATACATAGCCTACACATACAGGTGTAAAAtcgtatgtatatataataccttcatactgtaaaaagagGTGGCTTCACGTGGAAACTGCATGTTTAGCCTTAAACAGTCGGATTATGAAGAGGATCCATCTCTACGGAGATAGACAGCTGAAAATAAATGGCTCTCACACAGGGCGCCTTCCCGATCCGGCGAGAGAGGGACTTCACGTGCAGGTGGAGATACCGCCGTCTGCACGAAATCATATGGCGACTCCCATGAGTGCAACCGCTGCTGAGAAGCGGGATCGCAGCCGCGAGCGGAAGCTTCCTAGAGAGTGAGAGACAGATGTCACGGGTGTAGGTGGGGATACCGCCGCCTGCACGCACGAGTGCAGTCACCGCTCTGCCTCAACAGAAGCGGGACCGGATCCATGAGGGCGCGAGCCTGAGATATCCATCTCTAAGCGCGAAGCTGGAGCGCAAAACGTGCACAGGAATGCTCACAGTGCACACAGCCAGTTTCCTCAAAAGCCAACTGTGCATGCTGTGCTCGAAGACACACATACATGTGTATCCTTGTCTGTGATATCGCACCGACAGGGAGATACACATACTTGAACTTCTTAAACATACTTCAAATTTATGCAAACATACACGCAGTTACTTGCTGAAGCGAGTGTGTTTGTATGGGATGCCTTCTTATACCCCTGGTCTGCACGGCATCCAGCCTATATCCAATCATCAAATTATTGATAATGTGTTGCACGTGCTTCAGATCAGTCATGCAGAGgcgttccccaaagcgttgctatggcgacgcagctcgagttcctcgAAAGGGTACAacatttgaagttcttttttggaaaactgggacgccatttcatctggactaaagaggacaaggacaacccaagttgttattagcgctcagttcagaagcctgcatctctgatggtatagggttgcatgagtgcgtgtagcatgggcagcttacacatctggaaaggcaccatcaatgctgaaaggtttatccaagttctagatacgtatgatcccattcagatgtcgtctctttcagggaagacctcgcattttccaacatgacaatgccagaccacaaactgcatcaattacaacgtcaagactgcgtagaagaaggatctgagtactgaaatggccagcctgcagtccagatctgtcacccacagaaaacatttggtgcatcataaagaggaagatgcgacaaagaagacctaagacagttgagcaattAGAattctgtattagacaagaataggacaacattcctattcctaaacattggtcctcctccagctgttccttatatgtacatttaacttttctggccttttattgctacctgtcccaactttttttggaatgtgtagctctcatgaaatccaaaatccatgacatttcaaaatgtctcactttctacatttgatatgttatctatattctattgtgaataaaatataaatttacgagatttgtaaattattccattccttttttactcacaatttctacagtgtcccaactttttctgatttggggttgtgaaaaggagcctattttcaaaagagtagagtgttgctttaaataaatgtgcTGTTTCTGTATTTTCTCAGAATCATAACCCTGTGTCATAACAAGAGCTGAAAATGTAAGATGGTGTCAAACCCGGACAAATGCCTTCAAATGGCTGGATCCACAGAGAGCAATTTTctgaaaacatttaattcatgtTGAATCAACATCTGAAACCTCTCTCAAAAAATTCACATCTACCCTTAAGAAGGCCACCATCATGGTTTGGGGACAAAGTCTCACACCTCACCAAACTGTTCAGCTCTAAGGACAAACTGTATGTGATATGCTGCATTCTGCATGCACAGTGTCTGAAACCGGCCTTGTTTGATGTCATATGAAGTATTTTAATGCAAGCTGTACAATTTGGttgattaatataaaaacagaattcaatattaaaatgtaacaaCAAATTTAGTTTCACTCAGTGCTGATAGACACCTCCCCCTCTCAGGCATAAACCAATCACCTACTGTATGCAAATTAAGGACAGCCCTGTGTTTACAGGCaccaatcagtaccaaattcatatatgctttgttctctcTGGATACTTAAGGAAAAGTTTGTAAATAGTTCAAGGGGATTTATTCTATTCAGAAATGAACCCCATGATGAGGTGTCTTAGGTATTTTGCTTACCATGTATGCAATGGTTTTTCCTTTGTTTCGtatttgaattgtttgtaaattggcttctgaattctttttcctacctggttaataaattgttacatttgttttctttcttctttGCTCTGTATTATTGACTTTTCTAAGTTGTTATAAATTATTACTGTCTATACCGCTAACTAAGTGGGCTATTAGATGATAAGTCAGGACCTCTGATCATTATCTCTActataattacattattttatggtCATATAATTGACTATATCAGATTAGACGGACGGCGCCTTCTTGTAACTCTGGTTATAGTTGGAGTTCTGTATTAAGTTGTATATATGTAATTGGCTGGTGTATTTTTTAATAAGGGGACGCTAGCATGGGGCAGTTTCTTCAACCATTTCCTCTGGTTACATGGATAGACAAATTATTTAATCCTAACTAAGTCGTATGTAATTGTGATTGGATATAAGGAATCAAACATTGTGTGTGAAGTTAAAGAACCTGTTATAGTCCCTTGAGTTTTAAGGGAAAATGGGACTTTGTAAAAACGCATagcagaacttaaggtaatactttagcatttaagggtaaatacttattgacgGCCTTATGGTTGCCTGAGTGAACATGTAAGGGTTTTTCTTGgtacccattttttttttattaagggtACCCTTAACATTATATTTAATGGAacaatatgtaggattgtggccataactggtactgcaatcacacaactggtggccaatacacaaaatgacaacataaacatcagttgagggctgcaactccactttttaaatgacaatatcctggccagaccactgttgtcagtgatataagtatttaaaaatgaaatttcttAATGTGTAGTGATATGTCAgggtcattttatgattaattgctATAAATTTCtgacatactgttcctttaatggatttcttagcttaaggactttcatgcaactGGGCACAGAACTGTAAGATTTACAAAAGTACACAATATGAAGTTTTCCAGACAGTGCTTAcattagtcccagactaaaatgcatgtttgagctaccttaatataaaaacatcttgcactggcATATTTCAACATTTATCAGTGACTTTGTTTCGTCCTAAGATGCACATcagtattattttttcaaaggtatgtttgtaaaaactacttaagtgTCCCAATATAACTAGGCCTGGTCCTGGATTAATCAAAACCCTGTCTGGGATACTGCCCCAATGTGTTCATTTATACTTTAATTGTAATGCATTTCTGTatataatatttgtattaaagtatttttgtaTAAGATTCATGTTTTAGAAAAAGATTTTGTACAATCAgcaaaagaaaataaaggaGTCTGTATCCGTGACAAGGATTATTTCACTTAAAATCATTTCATCGTTCGTTTTCACATTTGTAGTGCTGCCTCAGGATTATTcgcgactaatcatttgcagaataaaagtttttgtttacataatttgtgtggatgtactgtgtataataattattaataaacacacacacataattaagaaacatttgcatgtatatatccatgtttatatttatactttattacatataaatataaaaatgtattatataaatatatatttttcttaaaattatacatgtatgtgtgtgtatttatacataattattatacacagtacacacacacacacacataaacagaaacTTTAATTCTGCAAACGTTAGTCAAGACTAATCGATTTGGACATtttgtcaactgtgtgctttccatcatttctcaaaatacttccaaattATTTTTCCTACCTACTATGCAACGAGATGCTCATGCATGAAAggaagacatttttatttaagtaaattaaagcAAATATACAGGAATATACAATATTTACGAGATTAAGAATGGGACAATGCAACTAATTACATCATAATTAAAACACAATACAGGTCTTTGTGATGTGTGTCAGGAAATGGAGTCTTAATGAAATGTGCGAGATCAGCAGAAAACAATATCATATAAAGAAGTAAAAGACATGTGCATTAAAGAATTCACAATgggtaatattttaaatgaagggACAAAAACGGATAtgttaataatagtaataatgaGGTTCTTAAAAACACCGCGTTAATTAATAGAATTTAACCAGTATCAGGCAGATTACGTCACACTCCAgtacagtaggtggcggtatgcacATTTACACAGTTGGTTTGCAGCCcgccagtaaacccacaaagAAGAACATGACGACACTCCAAAACAAACGCGGAGACACCAAAAATCCGAGGGATTTTACATAACTACTTATTTTTACCGTTTGATTCTGTTTTAATGTCTGAATGTCAGTAAGAAGAAAATAACGTTTAGATATGAATCTGCATACGCGATGGACATCGGTTATATTTATCATTGAAAGCTCATTTAAAGACATCTTGAGTAAAACAGTTAAACGGTTGCTTTAATGGAGCACGAGTACAAAATGCTGCATCCTCGTCGAATGTGAAGTTTAATGCATGTAAGAAAATCACACAGAGAGACACAACTATAAAGGTTTGTTGATTTACacatttgtttgaaagcaattCAATAAATGCATGTCTTACAACAGACTGTGAAGGATGATATGTAAGATTATATGTTGTTTTCAATAAtacatgaatgtttttttgttgaatACAAACTAATTTGATATGTGTGTTATATTTCAGTTTATCAGAAGAGATTAGATGAAGAGTTCAGTTGCATGTATATGAAGAATGAGAGGGCAATGGATCCACCAACAACATTTAAGAGGTGACCTgacaaaaaataacatttcaatTTTAAGGGATATTCCACTTCTTTTGGAAACATGCTTATTTTCCATctccccagagttaaacatttgaatcttaccgttttgggatccattcagctgatctccccgggtctggtgctatcacttttagcatagcttagcacaatccattgaatctgattagaccattagcatcgtgctaaaaataaccaaagaaaaCTTGTTTAAAACTGGACTCTTCTTTAGTTACATTGCaaactaagaccgacagaaaatgaagagttgtgattttctaggccgatatgactaggaactatactatcATTCTGGCggaataatcaaggactttgctgatgtaacatggctgcagcatgCGTAgtaatattacgcactgcccgaaaatactCCCCTTggtactttcaatagcaggggactattttcgggcactgcgtaaaaTCACTTCGgctgctgcagtcatgttacatcagcaaagtccttgattattacgtcagaatgatagtatagttcctagtcatatcagcctagaaaatcacaacttttaattttctgtcggtctaagtacacaatgtaactacagaagagtcaagtttcaaatagaaaaaatatcaaaactctttggttatgttTTAGCGCGATGTTAATTGTCTATCAGATTCAATGgcttgtgctaagctatgctaaaagtccCAGACACAGAGAttagctgaatagattccaaaactgtaagaatcaaatgtttaactctaggggagctggaaaattagcatattttcaaaaaaaagtggaatgtccctttaacacagTGTTATTCACACAAAGAGGCACATTAATTAAAACATGTAATGAATAATTATTAATTCTCTTCCTGATGTCCAGACCAGACGTAACCGAACCCGTCTGTAAAAAGATGAAGATTGATCAGTCTGTGAATCAACCACAATATGTGTGTCCTGAATTCAGGTGAACTATAGATAATTTGACATTTGATTGTTTGTTTTAGATGTTACGTCACTAaaaaaaagttgtgattttaaagcaacaccaaagagttttttttaccttaaaataacgcttCCAAAACAGTTTCAGGCGTGCATCCCCTCGAAACAGAgtgaacagcactttcacattcgctttgcagccctctatcggccaaaaccgccctaaagaagtttccaactgtcgggtagcggtcctgtagttcgagtgaaaactacaaaaacttgctttaaggcagacctacaatccaatcagagccagctatgcttcAGTATATacaacagtggtaatggacaattacgcttctaacctgtagggggagcaaagagccaaaactctttggtgttgctttaactgaTAATAAAAATCTAATTTGCGCAATACATGTACTTCTCTAACtacttttttcattttacagCCATGACTCTAAACTTAATGAAGTCCTGAACACATTTAAATCAAATCTGAGAGAGAAGTTTCAATGTTTGTATCCAGGAACATCAAAGCAGAGAAACCCAACACTACTGAATGAGATCTACACAGACCTCAACATCACACAGATTAAAAGTGGAGAGGCAGAGGATacaccaatcaaatgtaatgacatctttaaacctttacctgcaaaaaacaaaaacatcagaAGTGTGATGACAAAGGGAGTCgctggcattggaaaaacagtctctgtacagaagttcattctggactgggctgaagagaaagagaatcaggacgtccacctcatatttccacttcctttcagagagATTAATTTGTTGAAGGACAAAACACTCAGTCTTTtagatcttcttcatcttttcttcccagagacaaaagaaatggaaatcttcagtgatgaatataaagtgttgttcatctttgatggtttggatgagtgtCGTCTGCCTCTGTATTTCCACAGCAGGGTAAAGTTCAGTGAAGTAAGTGAAtcaacctcagtggacgtgatgctgacaaacctcatcaaggggaatctgtttccctctgctctcatctggatcacctccagaccagcagcagctgatctcatcccctctgagtgtgttgatcgagtcacagaggtacgaggcttcagtgatccacagaaggaggaatacttcaggaagagaatcagtgatgagagtctgtCTGATCAAATCATCTCACACCTGAAGTCATCCAGAAGTCTCTACATCATGTCTCACATCCCAGTGTTCTGCTGGATTTCCGGCACTGTTCTAGAGGGAATATTGAGGGAAGCAAAAAGAAGAGAGATCCCCAAGACTctcactcaaatgtacacacacttcctgATCATTCAGAAGGACTACGAGAAGAATAAAGACATGGTCTTCAAACTGTGTAAACTGGCTTTTCAGCAGATTATGAAAGGCAATCTGATCTTCTATGATGAAGACTTGAGAGAGTGTGGCATTGATGTATCAGAAGCATCAGTGTACTCAGGATTGTGtactcagatcttcagagaggagtttggttTGTGTCAGAGGAAAGTTTACAGCTTTTTTCATCCGAGCATTCAGGAACATCTAGCAGCTCTACATGTGCACCTCTCTTTTATGAACAACAACATAAGTGTGTTGactgcatttaaaatgaatcaAAGTTGTAAGCCTTCAATACCTGATCTGTATCAGAGAGCTATAGATGAGACTGTGAAGAGTAAA
This sequence is a window from Misgurnus anguillicaudatus chromosome 24, ASM2758022v2, whole genome shotgun sequence. Protein-coding genes within it:
- the LOC129438566 gene encoding protein NLRC3; translation: MYMKNERAMDPPTTFKRPDVTEPVCKKMKIDQSVNQPQYVCPEFSHDSKLNEVLNTFKSNLREKFQCLYPGTSKQRNPTLLNEIYTDLNITQIKSGEAEDTPIKCNDIFKPLPAKNKNIRSVMTKGVAGIGKTVSVQKFILDWAEEKENQDVHLIFPLPFREINLLKDKTLSLLDLLHLFFPETKEMEIFSDEYKVLFIFDGLDECRLPLYFHSRVKFSEVSESTSVDVMLTNLIKGNLFPSALIWITSRPAAADLIPSECVDRVTEVRGFSDPQKEEYFRKRISDESLSDQIISHLKSSRSLYIMSHIPVFCWISGTVLEGILREAKRREIPKTLTQMYTHFLIIQKDYEKNKDMVFKLCKLAFQQIMKGNLIFYDEDLRECGIDVSEASVYSGLCTQIFREEFGLCQRKVYSFFHPSIQEHLAALHVHLSFMNNNISVLTAFKMNQSCKPSIPDLYQRAIDETVKSKNGHLDLFLRFFLGLSLQSNQNLIPGLRLLTCYNFQINEKAMKYIKEKIRKNPSPEKSINLLQCLNELGDVLLMREIQQYLTSTTKNKTTLSSYQWSAIVSVMLTSGHELNKFNMNPLVKGINAESLKVLKELLPVICESRSVQLFSWNITDEGCVALSSALRSNPSHLRELNLGNNKLKDSGVKLLTDVLKNPDCKLQILKLNSCCITVEGCAALTSALRSNPSHLRDLNLSQNNLGDSGVKLISDVLKNPDCKLEKLWLNSCYISAEGCAALTSALRSNPSHLRELNLSQNNLGDLGIEHLSDLLEHPNCKLEKLWLCFCNITDEGCVALSSALTSNPSHLRELSLCNNKLGDLGVKLLSAVLENTRCKLEILKLSACNITDEGCFALTSALRLNPSHLTDLFLSHNNLGDLGMKLISDLRNDLNYKQKKLRIIVKMNS